Within the Streptomyces sp. R41 genome, the region CCGTCCACGGACTCGACATGGAAGGCGTCCACTTCCGCAACTCCAGCACGGACGGCATGATCAAGAATTCGAAGATCTACGACACCGGCAACGACGGCCGTGGCATGGGCGAGGGCGTGTACGTCGGAACGGCCGGCGGAACCTCCGACAGGAGCGACCGCGTCCAGATCACCGGCAACACGATCGGCCCGGACGTCGGCGGCGAGAACGTCGACATCAAGGAGGGCACCACGGGTGCCCGCATCACCGGCAACACCTTCGACGGCAGCGGCCTCACCGGCGCCAACTACGACGACTCCTGGGTCGACGTGAAGGGCAACGACGTCCTCGTGGAGAACAACAAGGGCAGGTCCACGACGAACGACGGTTACGAGACCCACACGCAGCAGTCCGGCTGGGGCTGCGGCACAGTGTTCCGCTCCAACACCTCGGACCTGACGGGCGCGACGGGCGACAAACAGCTCGCGATCAACGTGACCAACTACAGCACGAACTGCAAGGCGACGGTGTATGCCTCGAACACGGTGACGGGAGGCAAGGGCCTCACCAACATCACGGTCACTCCATAGCACCGTCCAGGGGAGCGCCCCACAGGGACGCGGGGGTGTGACAGGTGCGGCTCCGCCGTGTGGGCGCGACCAGCCCCCACACCCTGAAGACAAAAAAACCGGTGGGCCGCACCCCCACAAGGGGTGCGGCCCACCGACCAGCTACTGCCTGGCGGAACCTACACGGTTCAGCTCTGGCCACCCGCGAGCTTCTCGCGAAGCGCGGCGAGGGCCTCGTCCGACGCCAGGGCGCCGGAGGTGTCGTCCGACTCCGAGGAGTACGAACCGCCAC harbors:
- a CDS encoding right-handed parallel beta-helix repeat-containing protein; the encoded protein is MRMRRTLVIPLLAATTASVGAALTAPPAEAAQVIEVSTAAQLKSALTSASPGDTIHLADGTYTGNFKTSTAASSGSRITLTGSSKAVLKASGGYGLHLNGASYWTVQGLTVTGGQKGIMIDSAKGVVVDAVTVHGLDMEGVHFRNSSTDGMIKNSKIYDTGNDGRGMGEGVYVGTAGGTSDRSDRVQITGNTIGPDVGGENVDIKEGTTGARITGNTFDGSGLTGANYDDSWVDVKGNDVLVENNKGRSTTNDGYETHTQQSGWGCGTVFRSNTSDLTGATGDKQLAINVTNYSTNCKATVYASNTVTGGKGLTNITVTP